GAAGTCGCTCGTGGAGCTTTAAAAATGGTAAACTGTGGTGTTTTAAACAATGTTGATAATATCTTTGGAATGCATATATCTTCTGACCTCCCAGCTGGAAGTGTTTCGGCTGATGCTGGTCCTAGATGTGCATCTGCTGATATTTTTTCCATAAAAATTACAGGAAAAGGTGGTCATGGAGCTCGTCCTGATCAGTGTGTCGATGCTGTTGTTGTGGCTTCTGCAATTGTTATGAATCTACAATCTATTGTAAGTAGAGAATTCTCTCCTTTAGAACCTGTGGTTCTTACTGTTGGATCAATTGTTTCTGGAAGCCGTTTCAATGTTATCGCTCAAACTGCGACTTTAGAAGGAACAACTAGATGTTATAACCTTTCAATCAGAGAAAATTTCCCTAAGATAATTGAAAGAATAGCTAAAAGCACTGCTGAAGCATATCGAGCAACTGTTGAAGTTACTTATACTCTTGGTGTTGGGCCTACAATTAATAATTCAACATACTCAGATTTAGCTAAAGCTTCTGCTGCAAAATTAGTTGGAGAATCTAATGTAATTTATAGACCTCCTTCAACTGGTGGGGAGGACTTTTCAGAATTTGCAAACAGAGTTCCTGGAGTTATGGTAAATCTTGGAGCTAGAAATGAAGAAAAAGGTATTATCTATCCACATCATCATGAAAAATTTGATGTAGATGAAGATGTTTTTGAAATTGGAAGTGCTTTATATGCTCAATATGCAATTGATTATCTAAATCAGTAAAAAAAAATCCCTTCTTAATTTTTATAGAAGGGATTTTAATTTATATCTCTATTTTTTCCTAAATTTGATAGAAACTCATATTTTTTTATAATATCGATTACTTTCTTTTTACTTGGATTATTTTCTAATTTTTCTAGAAACTTATAATTACTAACTAAATCTAGAAAATTAGATAGTGCATCTAAATGCCCGTTTTCGTCTTGAGAAGTAAAAGTTAGCATAGTTTTCACAGGGGTTTCCTCTGGAAAAAGTATATCATTTCTAAAATTCATTAAAACCATCTTACTTTTAAAGACATTTCCATTATTTTTACTATGTGGGAGAGCTACTTTATTACTCATTACCATATAGGGACCAAATTCTTTTACTCTTTCTATTATATTTTCAATATACGTTATATCGCAAATTTCATTTTCAATCATTATCTTTCCAGCCATTTTGATAGCTTCTTCCCAACTTCCACACTCTACGTCTAAAATGACATCTTCTAACATCTCTGATAGCTTTGGCTCATCTTCATGAATGTCATTTATTAAAATCTCATTCATCAATAGAGACAAATCTTTTATCAAGATATTTTCATTTTTTATTACTCCACTTCTTTTAAAAGTTTCTAGTAGATCTGATAAAAAAATTCTACTTTTTCTTTTACTTAATCCAATATTTTCAAGTAATACAATATCCTCTTTTGATAATATTGTATTTATAGTTATACAGGGTTTTTTGAGGTCAACTTCATCCATATTTATTGTTCCTACAATAAGATCTATGCTATCTAAACTATAATCTTTTAATCTATAAAATGGAATAACTTCTACAATATTTACTGAAAAGTTTTCATTTATTTGCTGCGATAATAATTTTGATGTTCCGTATCCTGAACTACAAACTACTAGTATGTTATTTTTTCTATTTTCAAGTTTACTTGTTCTATCTAGAGCAGCTTTAAAGTGAATAGCTAAAAAAGCAATTTCATCTTCAGTTATCTCTAAATTTATAAAATCTTTTAATGGTTTAATAGATTTTTTAGTTCCCATAAATATTGGTTTGTATAGTTTTAAAAAATCTTTTAAAATACTATTTTCTAAAATTTGTTTATTTTTTAATCTATGAATAGTTGGTTTCAAGTGATTAATAATTCCTTTTAATAGCACTTTATCTTTTGATAGATTCACACCCATATTTTCAGAAAAAATTTTAATTATTTTTTTAGCTATTATATCAATCTCTATCCAAAATTTATAACTACTATTTTCAGCTGAATAACAATGACTTCCTAAAAAATAATCTGTTAATCGCACCTTTTCATTTAAATTAACTTTTATTTTATATTCCTTCTCTAAAATATCTAAAAATTTATTTATTACTTTATACTCTTTTAATCCTTGAAAAAAAACTTGATTTTCAACTTCTAATATAGATTTTCCTTTTTTTAATCTATCTATCATTATTAAAATATAATAATAAAGATTTGTATATGGTTCATCTGATATTATCTGTTTTGTGTTGTCAATTATTAAATTTAAAAACTTCTCTATTTTTTCTCTATCTATTTCTGCGTAATATTTTTCAATAATATTTGAAAAATAAATCTCTTTTGAATAGGTTAATATAAATTTCAATTGAGTCTTTCTAATATTCTCCTCAGTTCCAACTAAGATTAAACCTTTTTGTATTTCAATCTCTAATTTCAATTCATTTAATTTTAATTTTTCTTTAACTACTTTTAAAATATTTTTAACACTAGTTCTACTAACTCCAAGTTCATCTTCTATATTTTTTAAATTTATTCTTTCTAAAAATAAAACTTTAAACAATATAATTTCATCTTTATACTCTGTTAAATCTATACACCTTATAAATTTATCGATTACTATAGGTAAAATATCTAAGTTTTTATATTCAACTTGACCCTTTTCCACTTTTTCAATTTGAGGATAGTTATTACTTTTTAATATTTCATTTATTTTATCTATATCATATCTGATACTTCTTTCATTTATGCATAAAAATTCTGAAAGGAGTTTATAACTGATTTTTCCATTATATTTTATAAAATACTTAAGAATTTCTAACTCTCTTTTAGTCATCATTACTCCTCCCCTTTATTTTTTTTAATTTTATCATAATTTCTACATTTTTTCTAATTTTAAAACATATGTGGGCAAAAAAAATCATTTTTTTTTGAAAAAATATGATTCTATTCTTTTTATTTTCAATCTGTTATTATAAAAGAAAAATAAAACTTAGGAGGTTTTTATGAATTTTAGTAATTTAATCGACAAAAATTTAATTGTTTTAGATTTAGATTCTTTAAACAAAAATGAAGTTATTGAAAAATTAGTGGATTTACTTGATGAAAATGGTGCTCTTATCAATAAAAATGAGTTTCTTGAAGCTGTTTTACTTAGAGAAACAAAATCTCCAACTGGATTAGAGGATGGCTTAGCTATTCCCCACGGGAAGTCTCCTTCTGTTAAAACTCCTAAAATTGCTGCTGCAAGATTAAAAAATAAAATTAAAGATTGGGAGTCTGTAGACGAAAGTAATGAAGTAGATCTTATTTTTTTAATAGCTATTCCTGATGCTGAAAAGGGAACAACACACATTGAAGTTCTTTCAAATCTTACAACTCTTTTCATGGAGGATGGATTTATCGAATCTCTTAGAGGCGCTAAAAATAAAGATGAATTTTTAAATATCATTTTAAAAAATGATAAATCAGCACCTTTAAAAACTGAAACTATAAATAAAAAAGAAAAATCATTTGAAAAATCAACTGAGGAGAATAAATCATTTAAGTTTCACTTAAATAAACTAAAAGAACATCTTCTTTTTGGAACTTCACATATGATTCCATTCATTGTTGCTGGAGGAGTTTTACTATCTCTTGCTGTAATGTTATCTGGAAAAGGTGCTGTACCTGAAACTGGATTTTTAAAAGATATGGCTGATATGGGAATAGCTGGACTTACTCTTTTTACAGCTGTTCTTGGTGGATATATTGCTTACTCTATTGCTGATAAACCAGGTTTAGCACCAGGTATGATCGGTTCATGGATAGCAGTTCAAAATTATAAAACTGGATTCTTAGGAGCTATTATCGTTGGATTTATAGCTGGTTTCATTATCAACCTTCTTAAAAAAATCAAGCTTCCTGATAGCATGAAATCTTTGGGATCTATATTTATTTATCCTTTAATTGGAACATTTATAGTTTGTGGTATTGTAATGTGGGGAATAGGTATTCCAATAGCCGCTATGATGACAAGTATGAATACTTGGCTTGCTAGTATGGCTGGTAGTGGTAAAGTTGCTCTCGGAGCTATTCTTGGTGGAATGACAGCCTTTGATATGGGTGGACCTATTAATAAAGTTGCTACACTTTTTGCTCAAACTCAAGTTGATACACAACCTTGGTTAATGGGTGGAGTTGGAATAGCGATTTGCACTCCACCTCTTGGAATGGCTTTAGCTACTTTCTTATCTCCTAAAAAATATACAAAAGATGAAAAAGAAGCTGGAAAGGCTGCTGCTATAATGGGATTAATTGGAATTAGTGAAGGGGCAATTCCTTTTGCTGCTGCTGATCCTATGAGAGTTTTACCTGCTATAGTTGCTGGTGGAATTGTTGGAAATATTATTGGATTTTTAATGAACTGTATCAATCACGCTCCTTGGGGAGGGTGGATTGTTTTACCAGTAGTTGAAGGTAAGTTTGGATATGTACTTGGAACTATTTTAGGAGCATTAACTACAGCTCTAATTGTGAATACTTTAAAACCTGTCGCTCCTGAAACTTTAGAAGAAGAGATGGAAGAGTTAAATTATGAGGGTGTAGTAGATGAAGGTGAAGCTGATGTTTTAGCTATAACATCTTGTCCATCTGGAGTTGCTCATACATTCTTAGCTGCTAAAGCTTTAGAAAAAACAGCTGCTAAGATAGGTATTAAAATAAAAGTTGAAAC
This genomic window from Cetobacterium sp. NK01 contains:
- a CDS encoding PTS fructose transporter subunit EIIC; translation: MNFSNLIDKNLIVLDLDSLNKNEVIEKLVDLLDENGALINKNEFLEAVLLRETKSPTGLEDGLAIPHGKSPSVKTPKIAAARLKNKIKDWESVDESNEVDLIFLIAIPDAEKGTTHIEVLSNLTTLFMEDGFIESLRGAKNKDEFLNIILKNDKSAPLKTETINKKEKSFEKSTEENKSFKFHLNKLKEHLLFGTSHMIPFIVAGGVLLSLAVMLSGKGAVPETGFLKDMADMGIAGLTLFTAVLGGYIAYSIADKPGLAPGMIGSWIAVQNYKTGFLGAIIVGFIAGFIINLLKKIKLPDSMKSLGSIFIYPLIGTFIVCGIVMWGIGIPIAAMMTSMNTWLASMAGSGKVALGAILGGMTAFDMGGPINKVATLFAQTQVDTQPWLMGGVGIAICTPPLGMALATFLSPKKYTKDEKEAGKAAAIMGLIGISEGAIPFAAADPMRVLPAIVAGGIVGNIIGFLMNCINHAPWGGWIVLPVVEGKFGYVLGTILGALTTALIVNTLKPVAPETLEEEMEELNYEGVVDEGEADVLAITSCPSGVAHTFLAAKALEKTAAKIGIKIKVETQGANGIVNRITQKDIENAKVVIFAHDVAIKEPQRFKNIKTLDVKTKVAIQDPKKLIEDSLSI
- a CDS encoding BglG family transcription antiterminator, whose amino-acid sequence is MMTKRELEILKYFIKYNGKISYKLLSEFLCINERSIRYDIDKINEILKSNNYPQIEKVEKGQVEYKNLDILPIVIDKFIRCIDLTEYKDEIILFKVLFLERINLKNIEDELGVSRTSVKNILKVVKEKLKLNELKLEIEIQKGLILVGTEENIRKTQLKFILTYSKEIYFSNIIEKYYAEIDREKIEKFLNLIIDNTKQIISDEPYTNLYYYILIMIDRLKKGKSILEVENQVFFQGLKEYKVINKFLDILEKEYKIKVNLNEKVRLTDYFLGSHCYSAENSSYKFWIEIDIIAKKIIKIFSENMGVNLSKDKVLLKGIINHLKPTIHRLKNKQILENSILKDFLKLYKPIFMGTKKSIKPLKDFINLEITEDEIAFLAIHFKAALDRTSKLENRKNNILVVCSSGYGTSKLLSQQINENFSVNIVEVIPFYRLKDYSLDSIDLIVGTINMDEVDLKKPCITINTILSKEDIVLLENIGLSKRKSRIFLSDLLETFKRSGVIKNENILIKDLSLLMNEILINDIHEDEPKLSEMLEDVILDVECGSWEEAIKMAGKIMIENEICDITYIENIIERVKEFGPYMVMSNKVALPHSKNNGNVFKSKMVLMNFRNDILFPEETPVKTMLTFTSQDENGHLDALSNFLDLVSNYKFLEKLENNPSKKKVIDIIKKYEFLSNLGKNRDIN
- a CDS encoding amidohydrolase, with amino-acid sequence MKTKELAKKYKDYVISMRREFHRFPEASLEEYRTSKRIKEELEKFGIAAEIIGDTGVVATISGKNNGKTVALRGDIDALSVTEATNTSYSSETPGLMHACGHDTHAAMLLGAAKILKNMENELNGNVKLIFQPGEEVARGALKMVNCGVLNNVDNIFGMHISSDLPAGSVSADAGPRCASADIFSIKITGKGGHGARPDQCVDAVVVASAIVMNLQSIVSREFSPLEPVVLTVGSIVSGSRFNVIAQTATLEGTTRCYNLSIRENFPKIIERIAKSTAEAYRATVEVTYTLGVGPTINNSTYSDLAKASAAKLVGESNVIYRPPSTGGEDFSEFANRVPGVMVNLGARNEEKGIIYPHHHEKFDVDEDVFEIGSALYAQYAIDYLNQ